From the genome of Phoenix dactylifera cultivar Barhee BC4 chromosome 5, palm_55x_up_171113_PBpolish2nd_filt_p, whole genome shotgun sequence:
GGTAAACTTTATCGTCTCACCCACAGATCTTTTATCTATGCTCAAGCTGGACCTGCGCTTAACTCTGAACATTTCTGAATCTGAATCATCACTTTGTTGTAAACTCAAAGTGTCATGAGAACCAGCTCGGTTAGCAGCAGCACTTTTGTCAGATGTAACTGGTACTGCAGATTCAAATTCACTGGCTGATACCATCTCAGGACTCTTGGTCTGAGAAGACTTCACCCTATTAGAATTTGCATACCCCTGGCATATCAAACTGACTATTAACATGtttcaaataataaaaaaaaaaaacctaatatatttttctcttcatGACACAAGCACTGAGGTTCTGAAaaaggagagggggggggggggggggggggggggggggggggggagccatCACCTTGCGGTGCTTGCttttgaaattatctttttttgaaaaaaaatgcaacaggaaaaaacaaattaaaaaaaaaacttacatcGTTATGCAACGGACCCTCTTCCTGTGCATCAGGATTTTCTTCAAACTTTATCTCACAATAGGGCTTGTATCCATCACCAGCACATTGGAACAAGTTTGGTTGCAGACATGAGTCATCACCTTGCTGTGCTTGATTTTGAACCAACTCTAATATTCCATCCTCCTGCTCAAACTTTCTTGATACAGCCTCCAATTTGAGAATGTCCTCCCTTAAAAACACAATGCGATTATAGCCACAACGGCACTTTCTCAGCTCTTTCCCTGAGTTGCACAGGCAAGTATAATCAAACCAGTCAAACAGATTGTAAAGAGATCCCAATTGTAAAAGAATAAACAAAAAAGCATAGTTAATTTCTTGTCCATACCATGACGGAGGCAGATGGGACCCACATGGCAGTTACATTCAACATAAGAAACATAACAATCACGTCGGCAGATGCTGCACAGCACCGGCAGAGGAATATTCGGCTTATAGCCCATGCAAGCTCCCATTTTCATCAGTGACCAACGAGCACAGTGCTGGAACCGCATTAAATGCACAAAAGAAACCTTGATGCGATGTTGGGAGGTCAAATCTTCAGCCCCAGGGTAAGGCTCTTTGGGATCAGAATTCGGCAGTCTTGGAGAAAGAAGCATTGCTTCCTTACAGAGAAACTCCTCATGAGGAAGTAATGGTGTTCTGTTAAGAAGTGCATAACGCTGGCTAGCCACAGCACCCAAGGGAAACCAATCACCAGTAGCAAAGTTGACTGCCTCTCCACAATTGAAACCTTGCGATACCCccaaaaaataacaataacaaAGAAGGTTCCAAGAAAAACCGTTGTATAATATCATCAAAGTGCACAAGGTTCATTTTATGCATGAAGAAAACATTTGATATGCCCGATTTTGATAAGGCAGCAAAAGAATCTCACCATGACTGAAGCCTGCATGATAAGCTCGAGGAAAGGTGATAACAAACTCTCCAGGTTTTTGTACGGCTTTATAAACAGGAACATTATGTTCTAACAGAATATTTGGAGGAAACATCGTAGTCTTCCCCAATAGTACATCGAATGCTGCATTATCTCCTTCACCAGACAAAAGTTCACGATCATAAACATGCTCACGAACAACCTTTTCAAACTCTGAAGCAGCATGCCCTGGAATTCCATACCAAGTTTTAAATGCTCCACAATGATGATAGTTAATGCTGGAAAGACATGGTCAACACCATATATTAGAACAAACAAACCACAAGCACCAGACACCATAACTAAAATCCAAGAAGTTCTGGTTTATACCTGTACAAGTAGTGATCTTCCACATGCCAAGCAAACATACTAAAAAGCATCCCGATATACAGCATGGGATCTGTTACTCCCTGCAATAGACCAGAAAAATTACAACACAAAAGCATGCATAGACTACACTGTCGTTTTACTATAAAAGGTAGATCATTTGTTTACTCACCGGAATTGCTGTCCCCAGAAGCCTCAGTACAGACTTCGGCAGTCGAGAAAGTCTCTGAACACAACCAGAAACACAAATTAGGTTTGGATGAAATATAGGTATATGAGACCCACTAAACACCTAATATTAGAAATATAAACATCATTTCAATGACAGCTAAGTGCAGGAATGATGCATGACTGCTGCACATAAGGAAATGAATGCTCAGCTTAAAGCAGGTAGCATGCATGATTGCTGCACATAAAGAAGTAAATGCCACATTAAAGAGAGGAAATGACAACATAGGGCTTTACATCCCAAGGGTAGGTTATATATTCTACAGATGCATGCATAAATTTATGGAGGCTAAACATTCTTAGAaccatacatgcatatattctATGGGCAATAGGATAACGATACTTGGGCATAAAAATAGGATGACTATTGAACAGTATACTGGTAGGAACGAATATACATCCACAACTGAAAATTTTGAACTGTAAATTTTGACAGCATGATTTCTCAGTACAATTCTCTGCAAATACTATCTACACTATTTACCCGACATACAAGACAATTTCCATCCATAAAAATGTGGGAGAAAGAGGCAAACAAGGAGGAGTAGTTTAGCTGCTATACATTTTAGGTACTATGAAGCACATatttacccaaaaaaagaaagaaggtgaAGAAAGAATTGCGATCACCTTCAAGTTCCATTTGCTTTTTCCAAGTTGATCACTTGGAGAAGATGAGAAGGCACTACCATCAATGTCACATGCATACTCAACAGACTCTGTCTTGCCAAAGGCAATTTCATGCCAAAATTGTTCTTCCAAGTACTTAGCTGGGAGACATCCAGCACTAGAGTATCTTCGAGCAAATGCCTTGTTTGCCATCTTTTCAAAATCTCGAAAAGTATACTTTCTGAAACAGCATGCCAACAGTTACACCATGCAGAATatacaaatataagaaaaatgcaAAGTTGAGAAAATAACCAACCTTCCACTCATGAAAAAGGTGACCTTGTCATCAGTAGTCCACTCAGCAAGACGTAGTGGTTGCACCCTAGTAGTAAACTTAAATCCAGGTTGCTCCTTCATCAATACCATGCCAGCAGGTACAGAAGCACTAATAGGGGAAACAATCTTACATATACCTGAAGCATGTTACGTAGTTCAGCTCTCATATTTCCCAAAGACCTAATGCATATGGCACAAGACTATTCGATACAGGTACACAAATATACGATGAAGATTCCTACTTTGATATAGATTTTCACAGGATGCACTGAAATGTGCaggaaaatataaatatataaaaaaggatCAACATAGGGCAACTCCAAAATGAATCTGATAAATTCATGGTTAGCACAAAAAACATGTAGACAGCAGATTATAAGCTGAACTCTCAAAAAAGAGAGATTCTCCAACATGGACAGCTATCATCATGTATTTAAATGAAGGAATGTAACAGCCAATTAGCTCACAAGATTAAAACTGTGAGGGAAAGAAGTGATTACAAATGCATGGGTGCTGTCATGATAAATAGAGATACTACAAGAGAAGTTTTATTGTTTTATGACTTATCAGTAACTAAATCTTGAAGTTGGGTTTTCAGTTATTAATCTTAGATAATAACTGAATCATGAAAAGGATGTAAATGTATAAATTTTGGTATTTCATACTTATAAAAATGGTGTTCACGTCTATTTCACACACAATAATGTGACATTATCtgttatctaaaaaaaaaacagcttttTTTGTCATTAGTGCAACTGTCATAAATTGTTTACAGAACTTGAGCATTGCTGgacatggatggattgggagaTTCACCTATGTACAGCATGAAAAGTACAAACACTCttgataatatatttttttatttgaagggggggggggggggggggggaggggggcatGGACATTTGATGTGGGGCCCACTTCAAGAAACAGGAATAAATGTTTGATACAGATCCCGCTTACAAGCACATGTAAATGTTGCTTATTTGAAATGCCaacaaaattttgaattaaaaaactAAAACAATTTTATTCATTAGTGGTAAAAAAAATTCCCACATCTAACTTATCATTTTATGCATAAGGACTGTCCTCTAATGTCAAGGTGAAAATTGCTCACAGAAACAAGTAAACTGGTGAGCTGCTGAAATATATTTGTTGAATAGTATGAAGATAAAGCAATAAAGTAGCTAACTTGCATGGCTAATGGGCATGTAGATGGAGACCAGAGAACCATTCAAAGAATGATGGGATCTTTCGGGGACCTAAATAAAGTAAGTAATTGGAAATATGATGCAAAGTCAAACCAACGCAATGGGCAAATGAAGAGTCCGAGTTAGCATGTAGATCACTATTCTATTCATGTTACAAAGGTCTGCAGGAATACAGGTTGTACCACAACTAAATAGCAATTGAAAATGACTAATCAATGCAATCCAACTACGcaataattttagatcaataagAGAAACAACAGAAATTGAAACCGTACCATATTTTGAGGCCACAGGAGCAATCTGCTGGAGATAAACAAGGGGGTCCTCAAACTCCTCCTTCGTGGGGCAGAATACAGGGCACTCTGGGATCTTCTCAATCCATTCTAAGTTAGACAAGTCAAACTTTTCCACTCTATGCTTTGAAAAAGCATCCTTAACAGGAAAACTACCACCAGAAAATGTATTTGAATTTCCATGCATCCTCACACCACATGATGCAGTAGCTTTTAAAGCATCACCTCCACTTCTAGCCATCATATTGCCAGCATTAATTGCTTCAGGTGCTGTACCTGACTTCATCCTTTGAAGCCTTTTGCGCTTCAAAATCTCCAGCCCATTTTTAACCTCTCTCGAGAAACAAGCCCTTCCTTCCACCTGTAGAGAGAGGGAAATGTACTGAGAGAAATGAACGACTCTATCGACTGATCATACAATAGTAGAGCAGGAAAGATGCTTCTGTGTGTTAGATTTATGGACCTATACAATGTATTTCCAGTACAGTTTTATGATCACTAAGAGCAGACGCAATCAGAAAATTTTCAACCCATAAGCTTAATGTATCCGATAAAAATTTAGGCAAAGATGGAGCTCATGGTgcaaactaaaaagaaaaaatacatcACGAATAAAAATTCCAGTAAATTTCATTAGTTACAATTTCCTGTGCGGCAGAAAATTGTAGCTCATAAATAACGTAACTGTAATGAATTTGCATGCCAACTTAGGCGGAAACCTCGTTCATATGGGTGCAAAAAATAGCATTGTGAAACATCATCCGTACATGCATCAAGGTTAACTTCCATG
Proteins encoded in this window:
- the LOC103717104 gene encoding lysine-specific demethylase JMJ706-like isoform X3; amino-acid sequence: MVEGRACFSREVKNGLEILKRKRLQRMKSGTAPEAINAGNMMARSGGDALKATASCGVRMHGNSNTFSGGSFPVKDAFSKHRVEKFDLSNLEWIEKIPECPVFCPTKEEFEDPLVYLQQIAPVASKYGICKIVSPISASVPAGMVLMKEQPGFKFTTRVQPLRLAEWTTDDKVTFFMSGRKYTFRDFEKMANKAFARRYSSAGCLPAKYLEEQFWHEIAFGKTESVEYACDIDGSAFSSSPSDQLGKSKWNLKRLSRLPKSVLRLLGTAIPGVTDPMLYIGMLFSMFAWHVEDHYLYSINYHHCGAFKTWYGIPGHAASEFEKVVREHVYDRELLSGEGDNAAFDVLLGKTTMFPPNILLEHNVPVYKAVQKPGEFVITFPRAYHAGFSHGFNCGEAVNFATGDWFPLGAVASQRYALLNRTPLLPHEEFLCKEAMLLSPRLPNSDPKEPYPGAEDLTSQHRIKVSFVHLMRFQHCARWSLMKMGACMGYKPNIPLPVLCSICRRDCYVSYVECNCHVGPICLRHGKELRKCRCGYNRIVFLREDILKLEAVSRKFEQEDGILELVQNQAQQGDDSCLQPNLFQCAGDGYKPYCEIKFEENPDAQEEGPLHNDGYANSNRVKSSQTKSPEMVSASEFESAVPVTSDKSAAANRAGSHDTLSLQQSDDSDSEMFRVKRRSSLSIDKRSVGETIKFTEHQR
- the LOC103717104 gene encoding lysine-specific demethylase JMJ706-like isoform X1 encodes the protein MVEGRACFSREVKNGLEILKRKRLQRMKSGTAPEAINAGNMMARSGGDALKATASCGVRMHGNSNTFSGGSFPVKDAFSKHRVEKFDLSNLEWIEKIPECPVFCPTKEEFEDPLVYLQQIAPVASKYGICKIVSPISASVPAGMVLMKEQPGFKFTTRVQPLRLAEWTTDDKVTFFMSGRKYTFRDFEKMANKAFARRYSSAGCLPAKYLEEQFWHEIAFGKTESVEYACDIDGSAFSSSPSDQLGKSKWNLKRLSRLPKSVLRLLGTAIPGVTDPMLYIGMLFSMFAWHVEDHYLYSINYHHCGAFKTWYGIPGHAASEFEKVVREHVYDRELLSGEGDNAAFDVLLGKTTMFPPNILLEHNVPVYKAVQKPGEFVITFPRAYHAGFSHGFNCGEAVNFATGDWFPLGAVASQRYALLNRTPLLPHEEFLCKEAMLLSPRLPNSDPKEPYPGAEDLTSQHRIKVSFVHLMRFQHCARWSLMKMGACMGYKPNIPLPVLCSICRRDCYVSYVECNCHVGPICLRHGKELRKCRCGYNRIVFLREDILKLEAVSRKFEQEDGILELVQNQAQQGDDSCLQPNLFQCAGDGYKPYCEIKFEENPDAQEEGPLHNDGYANSNRVKSSQTKSPEMVSASEFESAVPVTSDKSAAANRAGSHDTLSLQQSDDSDSEMFRVKRRSSLSIDKRSVGETIKFTEHQVLKRLKKLHPEGRPVHTSSPEYSHDTTNCSSVPNVHSKQNPISVSRNRLGERIAQVPIKIRLQPLEGKFTNDGESVRLKYNENQKDMLQCNISENIKESPSIELGPKRLKIRGPSFPSCSADEGSSSSC
- the LOC103717104 gene encoding lysine-specific demethylase JMJ706-like isoform X2, whose product is MVEGRACFSREVKNGLEILKRKRLQRMKSGTAPEAINAGNMMARSGGDALKATASCGVRMHGNSNTFSGGSFPVKDAFSKHRVEKFDLSNLEWIEKIPECPVFCPTKEEFEDPLVYLQQIAPVASKYGICKIVSPISASVPAGMVLMKEQPGFKFTTRVQPLRLAEWTTDDKVTFFMSGRKYTFRDFEKMANKAFARRYSSAGCLPAKYLEEQFWHEIAFGKTESVEYACDIDGSAFSSSPSDQLGKSKWNLKRLSRLPKSVLRLLGTAIPGVTDPMLYIGMLFSMFAWHVEDHYLYSINYHHCGAFKTWYGIPGHAASEFEKVVREHVYDRELLSGEGDNAAFDVLLGKTTMFPPNILLEHNVPVYKAVQKPGEFVITFPRAYHAGFSHGFNCGEAVNFATGDWFPLGAVASQRYALLNRTPLLPHEEFLCKEAMLLSPRLPNSDPKEPYPGAEDLTSQHRIKVSFVHLMRFQHCARWSLMKMGACMGYKPNIPLPVLCSICRRDCYVSYVECNCHVGPICLRHGKELRKCRCGYNRIVFLREDILKLEAVSRKFEQEDGILELVQNQAQQGDDSCLQPNLFQCAGDGYKPYCEIKFEENPDAQEEGPLHNDGYANSNRVKSSQTKSPEMVSASEFESAVPVTSDKSAAANRAGSHDTLSLQQSDDSDSEMFRVKRRSSLSIDKRSVGETIKFTEHQAVRVSTNYGPASCLNNLANWLAWLSNHGQKFVKRCNC